Part of the Bacteroidales bacterium genome is shown below.
ATATAACTTATACTGACGGAACAAATACATTTAATGAAACAACTTCCGATAATCCGTTTGTTTTTGCTGTTTCAGAATCAGGAACCTATGAAATAACAGCTCTTTCGGATGTGAACTGCACAGGATCGGATTTCAGCGGAGAAGCTGTTGTAATTGTAAATGAATTACCGAATGTTGATCTCGGCGATGATGTTTATATTACTACAGATGAATCTGTTATATTAGATGCAGGCGAGGGTTTTGTTTCATATTTATGGAGTAACGAATCAATTGAACAAACTTTAACTTTAAACGGTTCAGATCTTGGAGTCGGCAGTTTTGAATACAATGTTCTCGTTGAGGATATTAATACTTGTGAAAATTCAGATACAGTTGTTGTTAATGTTGAAGCCGGATCATTAGTTGAAAGCTTAACATATTCAAAAATAATTATTTATCCGAATCCGACCAAAGGTATTGTAAAATTTGATATGAATAATTCGAATAGTGTTACAGACATAAAAATCACAGATGAATTCGGAAGACTTATAAAACATATCAAGATAAATGATGACCCGTATTTGAAGATTGACTTGTCAGAACAAGCAAAAGGGTTTTATTTTATTCATATTCAATCTGAAACCGGAATCATTATCAAGAAAATTGTTCTTCAATAATTGACTGTAAAATTATCAGATTAGATGGTACTACCACGAATTTAGTGTATAATGTTTAACTGTTTATTTGTTTATGAATACTTCTGCATTTTTGAATTTATCAGCTGATTACAAGTTACACTAACATGACTTATGCGCTTAATTATGAATATGTTACAAGAATGAAGCAATGTTTTATTTTAATAATTCAATTAACATCATAAACAAATAAACAATTTTTGTGACTAAATCTTACAAATAAAAAATAATAATTTCCATTGGATATAATTATGAGTCCGGTCTATAAATTAATTCACAAGTATAAATATAAAAAATTTGTTTTTAATTATTTTTTTTTAGTTTTGAATTATTTATATTAAAAATATAATCACTGACTTACATTATAAAAACTATTTTAAACTCTTTATACTTAATAAAAACACAAAAAATTGACAGTTGTCAATTATAATTTAATTATTCACTTTAAACTTTTATTATTATGAATCGAAAATTTTTATTAATTATTCTCGTAATGGTTTTTTTTGCTTTTACTGCAAATGCACAAATAAATTATGTAGTTAATAAATCTGATAAAGATGATTTGAATACAACTCGTATTTCAACTTCAATGAAAACAGGTTTAAGAACAGGAAAAGTTAATTATATTTCAGAAACTTTTGATAGTGAAATTCCGGCTACATGGACTATTGTAAACAACGGTGCAGGAAGCGGTTGGCTTTGGACTGCAGGTACACCTTACATTAGCAGTGATGAGGCCGGTATGGGTGTGCATGAGGCTGCCGAATTGAAATCGCCGTCGGTAAATGCATCAGGAGCAACTGCTCTTACTCTTGCTTTTGATTCATACTACAACCGTGAGTACCTTGATGAAGTTGCTACAGTTGATGTATGGGATGGGTCTGCTTGGCAAACAATAATTGAATATACAGAAGACCATGGTAGCCTTGCTGTTATGGTTCACTTCGAGTATGACATTAGTGCTTATGCCGGTGCAGATTTACAGATTAGATTCAATTATGATGATAGTAACCATTGGTGTTGGAATTGGTATATTGACAATGTGGAAGTATTCGAAAATAATGACTTAGGTATTAACTCGGTTACTCCTATTGGTCATGTATTGACAGGTTCTACACCTACTCCTGCTGTTACTGTCGAAAATTTCGGACTTCTTGCTCAATCTACTTATGACATTACGCTTGTTTCAGATCCTGCCGGTTATGATGAAATCATTTCTAATCCGGGTACTATTGAGCCTGGAGCTACTTTAACTGTTGATTTTCCGGAATGGTCTCCAAGTGACGGGAACTATACTTTAACAGCAACTGTTATTCTTTTAGACGATGCAAATCCGGATAACAATATTTTTATTTCCGAAATTCAAGTTAGAGAATATTTTTTTGGTGAAATAGTTCTTGAATTCTTCACCGAAGCTGTCGGTTGCCCCGGTATTGAAACTGACGGTAACAATATTTATACTGCATATTATGACCCGAATACTTCCGGCAGACATTTCGATAAATATACAATGACCGGTACTTTTATTGAAGAATTTGAAATATCAGGAGTTTCAGCTGTAAAAGATTTGGCTTATAATACTAATACAGGATTTTTCTATGGTGCTGACGGAAATACTTCATTATTCGAAATGGACTTTAATACAAATATCCTAAAAAAAACAATTATTATTCCTACTAATTGCTGCGGTATTTGTTATGACGACGACGACAATACTTTCTGGGCTAACAGTTGGAGTACTGACTTAATTGAATTTGATATATCAGGTGCGGCAACAGGCAGAGCTTTTACTCCTCCAAGTATTTACGGAGCTGCTTATGACAACTGGTCAGACCCTTCAAATCCAACTATTTGGGGACACACAGGTACTTATCCGGGCGATACTCCTATGCTTGAAGAATATAGTTTAAACGGAACTGCTACAAGCAGAACAATTGATTGTAGTACTGCTCAGGGATATGTTAACGGTCTTGCAGGAGGTCTTGCTTCTTGCGAAGCTGACGGACGTGCTTATTTATTAGCAAACATTCAACAAGAACCGAAAAACATAATTGTTATTTACTACTTATGTTCTGTTGAACCAACTTATACGGTAACTTTCACTGTTGACGACGGAACAGCCCCACTTCAAGATGCAACTATTGATATTAACGGAGAACAAATAACTACAAACGCAAGTGGTATAGCTATTATTGACCTTGAAAACGGGACTTATTCTTATACTGTTACATTGATTAATTATAATAATGCAAACGGAGAAGTTATAGTTGATGATGCTGTTGTAAATGAGCATGTTGTCTTAACTCCCCTGTCAATCAATGATTTAGATAACAATATAAGCATTTATCCAAACCCAAGTACGGGTGTTTTCAATATTAAAGTTGATAATACTTATAAATTGAAAATTATGGATATAACAGGTAAAGTAATTTACAATGAACAATTGAATAATTCTGTAAATAACATAGATATTTCTAATAATGAACCCGGAACATATATTATTAATCTGTCTACAAAAGACAAATCAATTAATTATAAAGTAATAATTGAATAGCTTTCTTAATTGTTCCGATGACTTGAAGTCATCGGAACAATAATAATAAAAAATAAATCTTTATACTCTCGAAATAATGGATAATACGGGTAAAGTAGTTTACTCGCAAGAATTAACACAATCAAAAATGAACGATAGTATACAAAACGGATTTTTAATTTTCAGCATAATACAGTCATTTTTATTTGCCGGATTATTTTTATCAAAAAAAAACAGGATTAACTCAGACCTAATAATGTTATTATGGCTGCTGCTGTTTGCCGTTCATTGTTTTTTAATACTTATAAGCCTGAATAACGAAAGTTATAAACTCTTAAAAATATTACCAATAAATTTTTCCTTGCTTTATGGCCCTTTGTTGTTTATTTATGTTAATTTAATAACTTCAAAATTACAAAGTTTAGGGAAAGTCGGTTTATGGCATTTAGTTCCGTTTTTTATTTTTTCAATAATATCATTACTGCTTTTTCAAAATGTCATTTTTCAAAAAATACTTGCTTCTTCAGGTGTTTTATCGGGCACAGCATATTGTTTTTTTACATTTACCTTATTAAAAAAGCATAAAAAACATATCTCGGAACAGTTTTCTTATAAAGAGAAAATTAATTTAATATGGGTAAGTAAACTTGTAAAAGGTTTAGTTTTGATTTGGGCCGGCGTGTTTGTCCTTGTAATTCTAAACCGGCTGTTTAATATAGCTTTATCTCTAAATTGGTTCTTTGTGTGTATTCCTTTATTTATTTCCTATATTGGATACCACGGATTTAAACAACAGGTAATTTATTCACACCATCCTGTAGAAAACTTTGAAGTCAAACAAACTGAACACTCTGATATTAAGCCTCAAAACACAAATAAGCCGGAGAATGAACCCGGAGAAGGCTACAAAAAATCAGGTCTGCATGCCGATAGTATGAAAGCAATTTATGGAAAATTACAATATGCCATGCAAACCAACGAATTATATTTACATTCAAACCTAAGCTTGCAAGGGCTGTCCGAAAAATTGAATATTCCGCAACATCACATTACCCAGACACTAAACAGCTATGCTAAACATAGTTTTTACAACTTTGTAAATTCATACCGAGTTAATGCTTTTATTGAAAGGCTGAAGAAAGGTGATGCCGAAAACTTTTCTTTGCTTGGTTTAGCCTTTGATTGTGGTTTTAATTCCAAGTCGTCTTTTAACCGGATTTTTAAGAAATTTACAAACCAAACACCTTCTGAATTTATAAAAACATAGTTTTTACACCTTCCTATTTTGCTGATTTACAATACCCCACATAATTAAGACTTCCTACTTTTACGGATGGAGCGACCGGCTTTTGTTTAAGCCATACATTTGCCTAAAAATTTTAATCAAAAAAGTAAAAATTATGAAAACAATTTATTTTAAAATCATTATTGGAATAATGCTCACAGCATTAACCAATGTATCGTGTAAAGGGCAAAATGCTCCTGTAAATAACAGTGAGAGTATTTCTAAAAAGGTTAAAGAGATAACCAAAGAAGCATTAACTGACGAACAAAAAGCAGAAGCAATATTTTTATTTGTTCGTGATTCTATTAAATTCGGATGGGTTTACCCCCAGGAAATTCCTGCCGAAGAAGTTCTGAAAAACCGTAAAGGTGTATGTATGCAGAAAGCAAATCTGTTGGTGGCAATGGCTCGCGAAGCAGGTTTAAAGGCACGCTTTCATTTTATGTATGTTGACAAATCTGCACTTGAGGATTTTCTTCCGGATTTTGCCTATAAGAAATGGGTAACCCCCTTTCCTCACACTTTCCCTGAATTATTTCTGAACGGCAAATGGGTGTCAATGGAAGCAACTATTGATAAAGAGCTTCACGATATCTGCATCAACAAAAAGATAAATTTTGGAAAGCATGCACATATTGTAAACGATGTTTCAATTGACTTTTCAGTTAATGGTGTTAAAGGGCATCAACAATATGTACAAAAGAAAGAAGAAAAAGCACTTTATGGCAATGATTTATCAAAATTTACAGCATTCATACATACAGAAGTACCGTGGTGGAAAAGAAAAATGCAACCCTTTGTTTTTAAAAAGGCTGATAAATTAATGACTGAATTAAGAATTAAAAACTAAAAATCAATAATAAAATGGATAAATTAACAAGAACAAAACAAGTAATAACAGGTATCAGTTTAATTGCTTTTCCTGTACTTTTTATAATTGGCAATGCTTTACACTCAGATTTGTTAAGCTTTGGATTCCCTGACAATGCTCAGGAGTGGGTACATGAAATACACCATAACGACCTACAACAAATAGGTAACCTGCTTGAATATTTAAGTGCACCTTTATTAATTATCTTGATTTTTAGTTTTATAAACACCATCAACAGAAAAGCTTACGGGTGGGGCATTATTGGTGGTATGACGGCTTTGTTGGGTTGTGTTACCATGATAGGCAGCAAAGGGGCATTTTGTCTGTCGGTTGCCGGAATAGACACTTTACCCGAAGCAGAGTTTCAACAGGTTTTCCCGGCACTCAGAGCTTTATTTGAGAAAGCCGGGATGTTACAAATAACATGGGCATTACCTCTTTTGCCGTTAGGTTTTGTTATTCAAAGCATCGGTTTATTAAAAGGTAATTATTTGCCAAAACGGCAAGGATTATTAATGCTGACAGGTTCGTTACTGTTGGCTAACCTGGGCATTGAGTTGATTAACGTAATTGGTTCACTGTTACTTTGCATAGGGTTAATGCCTGTCGGGGTACTTCTTATTCAAAAAAATGCAAACACAAAAATCAAATCCTTTTAACCGGTAAATTATTAAATTATGTGGTTAGCACTTTCAATTTCATTTTATTTCAAGGCTTAATTATAGTGGTATTGTTTATACCTTTAAAAACAGCTAATCCATATTTTTTTGTGGGCAGGAATAGGTTTAATAACCGGTTGTGGTTTAGTTATTACTTTATGTGCTTTACAGCTAATTACTGTTTACCCTACATTTAAAGCACAGGAGACTTTTTGTTTGGAAATATATGGTAACGACTACCCGGAATACATGGAACAAGTACCAAGATATTTTTTATTTTTATAATGCTTATTGAATAATAGTATTATAGTAACAGATTTCAGACTTCACTATGTTGTGGCAGCTCATCCGTTTCAGGTATTTGCTTATTAGCAAATAATCTCTTATACGATTGGTCGAAAACTATCGTTTTCGAATGTCAGAACAGGCTATGTCTATCTATCCTTGCACGTTCGCAAGGAGTTTCATATTTACCCTAACGAGTAACACCCTTGCCTTCAGCTTTTACACCCCTCTGTTTAAGTGTATAATATATAAAAAAACAAGGACAA
Proteins encoded:
- a CDS encoding T9SS type A sorting domain-containing protein, translated to ITYTDGTNTFNETTSDNPFVFAVSESGTYEITALSDVNCTGSDFSGEAVVIVNELPNVDLGDDVYITTDESVILDAGEGFVSYLWSNESIEQTLTLNGSDLGVGSFEYNVLVEDINTCENSDTVVVNVEAGSLVESLTYSKIIIYPNPTKGIVKFDMNNSNSVTDIKITDEFGRLIKHIKINDDPYLKIDLSEQAKGFYFIHIQSETGIIIKKIVLQ
- a CDS encoding T9SS type A sorting domain-containing protein: MNRKFLLIILVMVFFAFTANAQINYVVNKSDKDDLNTTRISTSMKTGLRTGKVNYISETFDSEIPATWTIVNNGAGSGWLWTAGTPYISSDEAGMGVHEAAELKSPSVNASGATALTLAFDSYYNREYLDEVATVDVWDGSAWQTIIEYTEDHGSLAVMVHFEYDISAYAGADLQIRFNYDDSNHWCWNWYIDNVEVFENNDLGINSVTPIGHVLTGSTPTPAVTVENFGLLAQSTYDITLVSDPAGYDEIISNPGTIEPGATLTVDFPEWSPSDGNYTLTATVILLDDANPDNNIFISEIQVREYFFGEIVLEFFTEAVGCPGIETDGNNIYTAYYDPNTSGRHFDKYTMTGTFIEEFEISGVSAVKDLAYNTNTGFFYGADGNTSLFEMDFNTNILKKTIIIPTNCCGICYDDDDNTFWANSWSTDLIEFDISGAATGRAFTPPSIYGAAYDNWSDPSNPTIWGHTGTYPGDTPMLEEYSLNGTATSRTIDCSTAQGYVNGLAGGLASCEADGRAYLLANIQQEPKNIIVIYYLCSVEPTYTVTFTVDDGTAPLQDATIDINGEQITTNASGIAIIDLENGTYSYTVTLINYNNANGEVIVDDAVVNEHVVLTPLSINDLDNNISIYPNPSTGVFNIKVDNTYKLKIMDITGKVIYNEQLNNSVNNIDISNNEPGTYIINLSTKDKSINYKVIIE
- a CDS encoding helix-turn-helix domain-containing protein, giving the protein MNDSIQNGFLIFSIIQSFLFAGLFLSKKNRINSDLIMLLWLLLFAVHCFLILISLNNESYKLLKILPINFSLLYGPLLFIYVNLITSKLQSLGKVGLWHLVPFFIFSIISLLLFQNVIFQKILASSGVLSGTAYCFFTFTLLKKHKKHISEQFSYKEKINLIWVSKLVKGLVLIWAGVFVLVILNRLFNIALSLNWFFVCIPLFISYIGYHGFKQQVIYSHHPVENFEVKQTEHSDIKPQNTNKPENEPGEGYKKSGLHADSMKAIYGKLQYAMQTNELYLHSNLSLQGLSEKLNIPQHHITQTLNSYAKHSFYNFVNSYRVNAFIERLKKGDAENFSLLGLAFDCGFNSKSSFNRIFKKFTNQTPSEFIKT
- a CDS encoding transglutaminase-like domain-containing protein — translated: MKTIYFKIIIGIMLTALTNVSCKGQNAPVNNSESISKKVKEITKEALTDEQKAEAIFLFVRDSIKFGWVYPQEIPAEEVLKNRKGVCMQKANLLVAMAREAGLKARFHFMYVDKSALEDFLPDFAYKKWVTPFPHTFPELFLNGKWVSMEATIDKELHDICINKKINFGKHAHIVNDVSIDFSVNGVKGHQQYVQKKEEKALYGNDLSKFTAFIHTEVPWWKRKMQPFVFKKADKLMTELRIKN